A window of Rhizobium sp. CC-YZS058 genomic DNA:
TTTGCCGATCCGCATCCGGAATCGATCGCCGGCCTGAACCTGACGGCGACCAAGGCGAGATTGCTGCTGATGGCCGCGCTGATGAAGTTCGGCCACCTGCCAATCGCACTTGACCCGGCTCATCCGAGCGAAGCCGAGGTCTCGGCTCTGCGGAGGGCCATTGCCGCCTATCAACAGGTTTTTGATACGCATTAGCCAAGGCGGATGACGAGGATAACTGCAGCGAACAGGCAACTGCATTCGGTCGCGGACAGTATTCGGAGCTCAGGTCATGTTGAGACTGCACGGCATCGTGGGACGTTCGTCCGACCCCCAGTTTCGGGGCCCGCTTCATCGGCTCGAACATTCCGGCTGCATCGAACTGCTCTATGTGCCGCCGGAGGATGCCGGCCGCAAACGCTTCCGCCTCTCCACCGACCGGGGAACGGATTGCGCCGTCAGCCTCGGGCGCGGCGAGGAGCTTTCCGACGGCGCGCTGCTGTTCATCGACGACCACCGCGCCATCGTCGCTCGTTTCGGTGAACAGCGGCTCTGG
This region includes:
- the ureE gene encoding urease accessory protein UreE, with amino-acid sequence MLRLHGIVGRSSDPQFRGPLHRLEHSGCIELLYVPPEDAGRKRFRLSTDRGTDCAVSLGRGEELSDGALLFIDDHRAIVARFGEQRLWRLQPRDAAAALQLGWHAGNLHWRVRFEESRLIVLLDGPLETYRSRIRMLLDDGSVEDDAGV